A part of Rhinatrema bivittatum chromosome 16, aRhiBiv1.1, whole genome shotgun sequence genomic DNA contains:
- the PMF1 gene encoding polyamine-modulated factor 1, which yields MEAEAAAAVAAADTGEPEIKPGDFSSRPLLFNTVVQRFLAALLEASSYQRFAQCYQRFYRFQPEMTRSIYNQFITQLRASITEEIEEIKQEGNLEELLNSLDKLEKEAKERTGPAWRPSGIPEEDLCSVLVPYYLQQREFLQKTLKDREAENAKLAETVLAGREKIIAMQQQIQKRKEAWQALSKAQKEMVMTVVEPPE from the exons ATGGAGGcggaagcagcagcagcggtggcggcggcggacACTGGGGAGCCGGAGATCAAGCCCGGCGATTTTTCTTCCCGGCCGCTGCTGTTCAATACCGTGGTGCAGCGGTTCCTAGCCGCCCTGTTGGAGGCCAGCAG TTACCAGCGGTTTGCTCAGTGTTACCAGCGCTTCTACAGATTCCAGCCAGAAATGACACGAAGTATTTACAACCAGTTTATAACTCAGCTGCGGGCTTCCATCACG GAGGAGATTGAGGAGATTAAACAAGAAGGGAATCTGGAGGAGCTCTTGAATTCACTGGATAAGCTTGAGAAGGAGGCTAAGGAGAGAACAGGACCTGCTTG GCGACCCAGCGGGATCCCCGAGGAAGACCTGTGCAGCGTCTTGGTGCCATACTACCTCCAACAGAGGGAGTTCTTGCAGAAAACCTTGAAGGATAGGGAGGCAGAGAATGCCAAGCTGGCTGAGACTGTGCTGGCTGGTCGGGAGAAAATCATAGCAATGCAGCAGCAGATTCAGAAGCGTAAAGAGGCCTGGCAG
- the SLC25A44 gene encoding solute carrier family 25 member 44 produces the protein MEDKRNIPIIEWEHLDKKKFYVFGVCMTMIIRVSVYPFTLIRTRLQVQKGKSLYNGTFDAFLKILRAEGTVGLYRGFLVNTFTLFSGQCYVTTYELTRKYVSKYSSNNAIKSLVAGGSASLVAQSITVPIDVISQHLMMQRRGESMGRFRVQAAAGKNRVVVFGQTKDIIVQIFKADGPRGFYRGYVASLLTYIPNSAVWWPFYHFYAEQLSSLAPKDVPHLILQAMSGPLAAATAATLTNPMDVIRARVQVEGKSSIIATFRQLMTEEGPWGLTKGLSARIISSTPSTIVIVVGYETLKKLSLRPELVDSRHW, from the exons ATGGAGGACAAGCGGAACATCCCCATCATTGAGTGGGAGCACCTGGACAAGAAGAAATTCTATGTCTTTGGGGTGTGTATGACCATGATAATCCGGGTCAGTGTctaccctttcaccctcatccggACGCGGCTGCAGGTCCAGAAGGGCAAGAGCCTCTACAACGGCACCTTCGACGCCTTCCTCAAGATCCTGCGGGCAGAGGGCACGGTTGGCCTCTACCGGGGCTTCCTGGTCAACACCTTCACCCTCTTCTCCGGCCAGTGCTACGTCACCACCTATGAGCTGACCCGCAAGTACGTCTCCAAGTACAGCAGCAACAACGCCATCAAGTCGCTGGTGGCCGGTGGCTCGGCCTCGCTGGTGGCCCAGAGCATCACCGTCCCCATCGACGTCATCTCCCAGCACCTCATGATGCAGCGCAGGGGTGAGAGCATGGGCCGCTTCCGGGTCCAGGCAGCAGCGGGCAAGAACCGTGTGGTGGTCTTCGGCCAGACCAAGGACATTATTGTGCAGATCTTCAAGGCTGATGGGCCGAGGGGCTTCTACAGGGGCTACGTGGCCTCGCTGCTGACGTACATTCCGAACAGTGCTGTGTGGTGGCCTTTTTATCACTTTTACGCAG AGCAGCTCTCTAGCCTGGCTCCTAAGGATGTCCCTCACCTCATCCTTCAAGCTATGTCCGGGCCATTGGCAGCTGCCACGGCGGCCACGCTCACCAACCCCATGGACGTCATCCGGGCTCGCGTGCAG GTCGAGGGGAAGAGCTCCATCATCGCCACGTTCAGGCAGCTGATGACCGAGGAAGGGCCCTGGGGACTCACCAAGGGCCTCTCTGCCCGCATCATCTCCTCCACCCCGTCTACGATCGTCATCGTGGTGGGCTACGAAACCTTGAAGAAGCTCAGCCTCCGGCCGGAGCTGGTGGATTCCAGGCACTGGTAG